Within Actinomycetes bacterium, the genomic segment AACTTTGGCTGGGTGCCTGCTCATAGTCGCATCTTACGGTGGAAGAACGCTAGAAAGGCTGGCCTAACAGGTCACGCACCGGCATCGGGGACGAGGAGCGTCGGCGGAGTGGTTGTGGTCGTCGGTGGCTTAGCCGTGGTCGTCGTCGGTGACTGCGTCGTGGTCGGCCGTGTTGTCGTGGCGGTCCGAGATGTCGTCGTGGTGGGCGTGGTTGTTCTGGTGGTTGTCGTTGTCGCAGCGGTTGTGGTCGTCGTCGTGGTGGTCGGCTCTGTCGTCGTGGTGGTCGGCTCTGTCGTCGTGGTTGTCGTCGTACTCGGTGTGGTTGTGGTGGAGTCCGGTGGCGGAGCCGGTGGCTGGCTCACCGTTGTGGTCGCCAGACCGTCGGGTCCGACGGTGACCGTGGTGACCGGCGGGGGTAACTCGGGCGGTGAAGTCGCGGTTTCAGTGACCGGGGTCGAGTCGCCGACTGAACTGGTCAAGGTCACGGCGAGCCCGCCTATCGCCAGGAGCGCCGCCACGGCCGCCCCTCCGAACAACACAGGCGGGCGTTTGTACCAGGGCAGCGGCGCCGGCTCGCCGCCGAGTTCGCCTTGATACCAGTCTTCCTGCGGGGGGAACCCCGCCGGCGGCCGGGCGGCGGTCGCTCCCCGGTCGGCGTAGTCAGCCGACGAGGTGTAGTCGTCGCCGGTGTAGGGCAGTGGATCCTCGGCTGAGCCGTCGTCCTCCGACCAGGCGAGGGCGCGGAAGGTCGCCGACGCGGCGCCATCGACGGCAGATTCACTGGCGGCCACCCCGGCAACACCTGCTGCCCAAGCCGCCGAGGACATGGCGGTCGGCGCCTCAGTGGTGGGAGCAATGCCGGTCGGTGCTTCTGTGTGCAAGCTCTGGTTTGCGACCAACGCCGCGCCGGCGGCCACATTCAACTGAGGCTGGGGAGTGGTCACTACGGGTACGCGGAGTCGTTCAGACAGCTGCCGGGTTACCAACGGGATTGCAGCGCCGCCTCCGACGGTGGCTACCGCCGAAACATCGGCCACCGGTATCCCGTTTTGCCGCAGCACGTCTTCTATCGCGCTCAACAGCCCTGCGAATGGTTCAGAGATCAGCGGCTCGAACTCGGGACGGGTCATTGGGATGTCGGAGCGGAACCCCGGGAGCTCTACGGGCACCACTGTGGCGGTTTCGGCCGACAGGCGTTCTTTGGCCTTTCGGCACTCGTCCAACAGCCGGGTCAGCGATTCGGCGGCAGTGGTGCGCGCGGCGTCGTCCTGGTTCACCTCG encodes:
- a CDS encoding Hsp70 family protein — its product is MTEPLGLSIGTTNLVAARVGRPPVLRRPILTVFADRSPQVGEPAENQSGVALRGFVERVGDPVPLAAGDGSVHRGEQVLAAALEEMARLVDGGSPIAIAVPAYWGPGAVGALRGSLRSLTSLAPNGVPAAMIPDSAAALAALQVAPGLPDRGVIVLVDLGGGGSSITLADAGANLNAIGRTVRYPDFSGDALDRALLDHVVVGIAEVNQDDAARTTAAESLTRLLDECRKAKERLSAETATVVPVELPGFRSDIPMTRPEFEPLISEPFAGLLSAIEDVLRQNGIPVADVSAVATVGGGAAIPLVTRQLSERLRVPVVTTPQPQLNVAAGAALVANQSLHTEAPTGIAPTTEAPTAMSSAAWAAGVAGVAASESAVDGAASATFRALAWSEDDGSAEDPLPYTGDDYTSSADYADRGATAARPPAGFPPQEDWYQGELGGEPAPLPWYKRPPVLFGGAAVAALLAIGGLAVTLTSSVGDSTPVTETATSPPELPPPVTTVTVGPDGLATTTVSQPPAPPPDSTTTTPSTTTTTTTEPTTTTTEPTTTTTTTTAATTTTTRTTTPTTTTSRTATTTRPTTTQSPTTTTAKPPTTTTTPPTLLVPDAGA